A genome region from Drosophila simulans strain w501 chromosome 2R, Prin_Dsim_3.1, whole genome shotgun sequence includes the following:
- the LOC6733759 gene encoding uncharacterized protein LOC6733759, with the protein MDAAEGQSLVIKMAQKNKETQTVKLVPGGGLVNNWFAPASFGPPGIPFGASPMIPPPHVPHHSVSCQFYMDREEQLYRRACQMKGIRVERVPEIREEEDDSNGSEEEPSKGIRYRYTLDEMKSFNPYRFINF; encoded by the exons ATGGATGCCGCCGAGGGTCAAAGCTTGGTGATCAAAATGGCACAAAAGAACAAGG AGACCCAGACTGTGAAGCTGGTGCCCGGAGGCGGGCTGGTCAACAACTGGTTTGCCCCGGCTTCGTTTGGGCCACCAGGGATTCCATTTGGGGCTAGTCCCATGATCCCTCCGCCGCACGTTCCGCATCACAGCGTATCGTGTCAGTTTTACATGGACCGGGAGGAGCAGCTGTACCGCCGCGCTTGCCAGATGAAGGGCATTCGGGTGGAGCGGGTCCCAGAGATccgcgaggaggaggacgactCGAACGGCTCCGAGGAGGAGCCTTCGAAGGGCATACGCTACCGCTACACCCTGGACGAGATGAAAAGCTTTAACCCATACCGTTTTATCAACTTTTAA